Proteins found in one Crassostrea angulata isolate pt1a10 chromosome 3, ASM2561291v2, whole genome shotgun sequence genomic segment:
- the LOC128179085 gene encoding ATP-dependent RNA helicase A-like: protein MPNSSCTLQHGTLYIDQRTVVKYQCLFSLETMKSFLTLTLAAVLLASCSAQWRRGPFIVGFGGDDGIFDDGFFDDDFYDDDFYDDDFFDDDSFGFFLGGPRRGGFGMGGVSPFVEGMNAGGFMGGMGAGVGGFTGASGFGGMGGMIGGHIGGSGYGKKHYGGYGKKMSGYGKKMTGYGKSSAISVPMVSGYHTSSYPQVGYAGGASYY from the exons ATGCCAAACAGCTCGTGTACGTTACAGCATGGAACCCTTTATATAGACCAACGAACGGTGGTTAAATACCAGTGTCTCTTCTCTCTCG AAACCATGAAGTCCttcctgaccttgaccttggcTGCCGTCCTTTTGGCCAGCTGTTCCGCCCAGTGGCGCAGGGGACCATTTATCGTCGGATTTGGCGGGGATGATGGAATCTTTGATGATGGATTCTTCGATGATGACTTTTACGATGATGACTTTTACGACGATGATTTCTTCGATGACGACTCCTTTGGTTTCTTCCTTGGCGGGCCAAGGAGGGGAGGATTCGGAATGGGAGGCGTTTCTCCATTCGTCGAAGGAATGAACGCTGGTGGGTTTATGGGAGGAATGGGCGCTGGTGTCGGTGGATTTACGGGCGCTAGTGGATTTGGAGGAATGGGCGGTATGATTGGGGGACACATCGGAGGATCTGGATATGGAAAGAAACACTACGGCGGATACGGAAAGAAGATGAGCGGATATGGTAAAAAGATGACCGGTTACGGGAAATCTTCCGCCATTTCTGTACCTATGGTTTCAG GATACCATACATCAAGCTATCCACAAGTAGGGTATGCTGGAGGAGCATCCTATTATTAG